In the Malassezia vespertilionis chromosome 3, complete sequence genome, one interval contains:
- a CDS encoding uncharacterized protein (TransMembrane:2 (o6-22i63-82o); EggNog:ENOG503P6U8; COG:S) produces the protein MLGLGTIFYVILILVNGIAVLNEERFLSRVGWSTNSRSMQQDLDMSEPGVKARLISLIGAVRVLLRIPLIIVNIVVIFYELILG, from the exons ATGCTCGGTCTGGGCACCATTTTTTATGTCATACTTATTCTCGTGAATGGTATTGCAGTACTTAATGAGGAGCGTTTCCTCAGCCGCG TTGGCTGGTCGACCAattcgcgctcgatgcagCAGGATTTGGACATGAGCGAACCTGGCGTCAAGGCGCGGCTTATCAGCTTGattggcgccgtgcgtgttTTGTTGCGGA TACCGCTGATCATTGTTAACATTGTGGTCATTTTTTACGAATTGATCCTTGGATAG
- a CDS encoding uncharacterized protein (TransMembrane:1 (n4-12c17/18o62-86i)): MHQVAYAVILASSYAYAAQIGEADASFTSWPSATVVRRQEPSPSDRNNRDNDDGKVPFRAPFLTFAIVAVAVFLLIIFLIVLRILVWNRRARLRNNQLEARPFFTHAHITPQDRTAPPPLLEKTAVSCYSESPGSGAAGVPIANWSAIQPLSVCFDEKVTAAMRPALESRKEREEDLGTKEMPPDEPVDAHVQLTCLVAFPTEHTVFPDHLRSRRHGNGARSYLSKPEHLSLGGDRTGDFSGAQSTPKRAGSIHSQMSIKELGEARRAAYFDHLVNNEHGMPDQESATHLQSMRASMVRESSRPADLSRQNSQRVPMSHATDTGVDDDTDEFVGIFAFGSKVLPVHSVRDAVLKRDDFVHLFEKAHDPAYEGA, translated from the coding sequence ATGCACCAAGTAGCCTACGCAGTGATCTTGGCATCCTCGTATGCATATGCAGCACAAATAGGTGAAGCAGATGCTAGCTTCACGTCATGGCCCAGTGCTACTGTTGTGCGGCGGCAAGAACCATCCCCGTCGGATCGCAATAATCGGGATAACGACGACGGCAAAGTGCctttccgcgcgccgtttctTACCTTTGCCATCGTGGCTGTCGCAGTATTTCTGCTAATTATATTTCTAATTGTGCTCCGAATTCTCGTATGGAatcggcgcgcacgatTGCGAAACAATCAACTTGAGGCACGCCCTTTTTTTACGCATGCGCATATTACACCGCAGGACCGTACAGCGCCACCGCCTTTGCTGGAGAAAACGGCGGTTTCCTGCTACTCGGAATCGCCTGGATCAGGCGCGGCGGGTGTGCCTATTGCCAACTGGAGCGCAATCCAGCCCTTGTCGGTTTGCTTTGACGAAAAGGTCaccgcggcgatgcgccctGCGCTGGAGTcacgcaaagagcgcgaagaGGATTTGGGCACCAAGGAAATGCCGCCTGATGAGCCGGTAGATGCACATGTACAGCTGACATGCCTTGTCGCGTTTCCTACGGAACATACCGTATTCCCTGACCATCTTCGGAGCCGCCGGCATGGAAATGGTGCGCGTTCATATTTGTCAAAGCCAGAACACCTAAGTCTTGGAGGAGACCGTACGGGAGATTTTTCCGGTGCGCAGTCGACCCCGAAGCGTGCCGGCAGTATTCATTCGCAAATGTCCATTAaagagcttggcgaggcgcggcgcgctgcttaCTTTGACCACTTGGTGAACAACGAGCATGGTATGCCCGACCAAGAGAGCGCCACTCATTTGCAATCCATGCGTGCCAGTATGGTTCGCGAGAGCTCACGGCCTGCAGATCTGTCACGCCAAAACTCGCAGCGTGTGCCCATGTCGCATGCCACTGATACTGGTGTCGACGATGATACAGACGAGTTTGTTGGCATCTTCGCATTTGGATCCAAGGTCCTGCCTGTTCACAGTGTTCGAGACGCGGTGCTGAAGAGAGACGATTTTGTACACTTGTTTGAAAAAGCACACGATCCTGCTTATGAGGGGGCGTAG
- the VMA6 gene encoding H(+)-transporting V0 sector ATPase subunit d (COG:C; EggNog:ENOG503NWBT; BUSCO:EOG092638RC): protein MPRAALGLSPRRRHDSVRRCDVMEALTFNVNSGYVEGVVRGYCNSMLTASNYQALTQCETLDDMRMQLSATDYGNFLANEPTPLVTASISRCATKKLVSEFEYLRTNAVAPLSKFLDYLTYAYMIDNVILLITGTLHGRDTHELLERCHPLGWFETLPALSVATNVEELYRSVLVETPLSVYFRDCITADDLDDLNIEIIRNKLYKAYLEDFAGFCASIGNPTAEIMGELLAFEADRRTINITINSFGTLLTKTERARLFPSMGKLYPAGNNALAKADEFDQVKTIVESVPTYRRLFEDMSGSSMGTESANMDGIEDKMFALEVEMNRLLTMSQFGFGIFYSWLKLKEQEIRSIAWIAECIAQGARDRINDFVPPL, encoded by the coding sequence ATGCCacgtgccgcgctcgggctctcgccgcgtcgtcgccACGACTCGGtccggcgctgcgacgtGATGGAGGCGCTCACGTTTAACGTCAACTCGGGCTATGTAGAGGGCGTAGTGCGCGGCTACTGCAATTCGATGCTTACTGCCTCAAATTATCAGGCTTTGACGCAGTGCGAAACGCTGGACGATATGCGGATGCAGCTGTCTGCGACCGACTACGGCAACTTTCTCGCCAACGAGCCGACGCCGCTCGTGACCGCCTCGATTTCGCGTTGTGCGACAAAGAAGCTGGTGTCTGAGTTTGAGTATTTGCGTACAAATGCGgtcgcgccgctgagcAAGTTCCTGGACTATTTGACCTACGCGTACATGATTGATAATGTGATTTTGCTTATTACTGGGACGCTTCATGGGCGCGACACGCACGAGCTTTTGGAGCGTTGCCACCCCCTGGGATGGTTTGAGACGCTTCCCGCGTTGTCCGTTGCGACGAATGTCGAGGAGCTGTATCGCTCCGTGCTGGTCGAAACTCCTTTGTCGGTTTACTTCCGCGACTGCATCACTGCAGACGATCTGGACGACTTGAATATTGAGATCATCCGGAATAAGCTGTACAAGGCATACTTGGAAGACTTTGCCGGCTTTTGCGCGTCGATCGGGAACCCGACAGCGGAGATTATGGGTGAGCTGCTGGCCTTTGAGGCGGACCGCCGAACCATCAATATTACAATCAACTCGTTTGGCACACTGCTTACCAAGACAGAGCgtgcgcgtctttttccaAGCATGGGGAAATTGTACCCCGCCGGCAACAATGCTCTCGCAAAAGCAGACGAGTTTGACCAAGTCAAAACAATCGTTGAGTCCGTACCTACATACCGCCGCCTATTCGAGGATATGAGCGGCAGCTCGATGGGCACGGAAAGCGCCAATATGGACGGCATTGAGGATAAGATGTTTGCACTCGAGGTCGAGATGAACCGTCTTCTGACCATGTCGCAGTTTGGGTTTGGCATATTCTATTCCTGGCTAAAGCTCAAGGAGCAAGAGATTCGATCCATTGCCTGGATTGCCGAGTGCATTGCTcagggcgcgcgcgatcgcaTCAATGATTTTGTGCCGCCCCTCTAG
- the ECM16 gene encoding RNA helicase (COG:A; COG:J; BUSCO:EOG092610VI; EggNog:ENOG503NVZR) translates to MQPKKRERFNAKARQSSVGGSSHKGKKSMRERIAIQEANTNAVMVDEETKAALAAQDQKRRALLRAGGNDEHGKIDSKKRKRLDKFIDAKLRKEEKVRLLAKLAQTSEEISDRTELISAATLGTGRATKEAQRVMNLMNKGERKRGAVYDVQEDEEDEDLDEGENKFVRDAEDDHVARQERISNAARTFESDGAHALVPTAAFGSALATQSDGKPVMPTMRKRKRKSSMKSNMALADRVALSAHRPLQQDMEFSEEEDDVHTYDVDKAMEEARAQVRHERTWKVPVEPLGSTSDVSVATAELESEDSETNEEEDAVLLHAMRLRGMRLPKDGGNDIASMEGSDREDEEGNGVDDDDGEDESDSDSDSDSSDENPTTAPSSKSQGFKQWALEALDLARPSDERTTEGQPLEPVGGHVQRVGDLIPKDGKAHGPLGVALPSPATKSAFTKHYFDQESTRNDSIVRHIPVKRSTALQKARMDLPVLSEEDEIMRTINENPVTVICGETGSGKTTQIPQFLYEAGYASKNSANPGMIGITQPRRVAAVSMAKRVAHELSLDENRVSHQIRYDASTSPHTQIKFMTDGVLLRELAQDLLLEKYSVIVVDEAHERSVNTDVLIGMLSRVVRLREQRWIKADAKQIAHPLRFVVMSATLRVSDFTQNSLLFPTPPPLISIDARQHPVTIHFNRRTTQDYVTEAVRKASKIHARLPQGGILIFLTGQQEVVTVCQKLQQAYGAEAHVKRSAELDAPSARIADVEAEEIELGVAELDAAVDTDAQEDAAALDSDQDDSLALEHAAMRMHILPLYSLLPTHEQQRVFAAPPEGTRLVVVATNVAETSITIPHIKYVIDTGRAKERRVDAQSQVQSYDIQWISKASAAQRAGRAGRTGPGHCYRLFSSAVYEEVFPAFGTPEILRTPVEGIVLQMKAMNIDNVANFPFPTPPDRTALRVAERMLIHLGALERAEATDGQGRRVLQASITELGRTMALFPITPRYAKLLAQGNQHGCLPYAVALVAALSVGDVFEREDLLRFSGADMDPAEAKEARGAARAAYYASMRIFDALGQGSSDAFRLLSVVGAFAHEAAHGRSLAFCERHSVRLKAMDEIHKLRAQLGRILLANLGGIAVQERERIMDPSLRLPGPAQCKVLRQLLAAMYVDRVAVRADVVGAPEAEGARGVKHASTRGVPYVALGVHGVVYIHPSSTFFHRPPPEWLVFGEVHASVSKEARVEGIDAPPRKQWIKMLTRINPAWLPLLGPTLCNYSQPLDAESHGILGRLAGSVRALRHGTGSGVTERQVMLIPRYGGAAEDGGAGQGLGWELAPVKATQRYEHGRWITVGR, encoded by the coding sequence ATGCAGCCCaagaagcgcgagcgcttcaATGCGAAAGCGCGTCAGTCGAGCGTGGGCGGCAGCTCGCACAAAGGAAAAAAGTCGATGCGTGAGCGAATCGCGATCCAAGAGGCGAATACGAACGCGGTTATGGTCGACGAAGAGACGAAAGCGGCGTTGGCTGCACAAGAtcaaaagcgccgcgcacttTTGCGGGCGGGCGGAAACGACGAGCATGGAAAGATTGATTcgaagaagcgcaagcggctGGACAAGTTTATAGATGCGAAGCTGCGTAAAGAGGAAAAGGTGCGGCTCCTTGCAAAGCTGGCGCAGACCTCCGAGGAAATCAGTGACCGGACCGAGCTCATTAGCGCGGCGACGTTGGGCACTGGGCGGGCGACGaaggaggcgcagcgtgtgaTGAATCTTATGAATAAGGgggagcgcaagcgtggAGCTGTGTACGATGTTCAGGAAGATGAAGAAGACGAGGATTTAGACGAAGGAGAAAATAAATTTGTTCGCGACGCTGAAGACGACCATGTCGCACGCCAGGAACGTATTTccaacgctgcgcgcacattTGAGTCGGacggtgcgcacgcgctcgtaCCTACTGCGGCGTTTGGATCTGCACTTGCGACGCAATCCGATGGCAAGCCCGTGATGCCGACGATGCGAAAACGGAAACGGAAATCGAGCATGAAGAGTAATATGGCATTGGCAGATCGGGTTGCTTTGTCTGCACACCGTCCATTGCAGCAGGATATGGAATTTTCAGAGGAGGAGGATGATGTGCATACGTATGATGTGGACAAGGCCATGGAAGAGGCACGCGCCCAAGTACGACACGAGCGGACGTGGAAAGTGCCTGTGGAGCCATTGGGATCGACGAGCGACGTGTCGGTTGCTACAGCAGAGCTGGAGAGCGAAGATAGCGAGACGAATGAAGAAGAGGATGCAGTGTTATTGCATGCGATGCGTCTGCGTGGGATGCGTTTGCCCAAGGACGGAGGCAATGATATCGCGTCTATGGAGGGAAGTGATCGGGAAGACGAAGAGGGCAATGGCGTGGACGATGACGATGGCGAGGATGAATCCGACTCCGACTCCGACTCCGACTCCAGCGACGAAAACCCAACCACTGCACCCTCGTCCAAAAGCCAAGGATTCAAGCAATGGGCACTCGAGGCACTTGATTTAGCCCGTCCTTCCGATGAGCGCACCACCGAAGGCCAGCCCCTGGAGCCCGTCGGCGGCcatgtccagcgcgtcggcgaTCTGATCCCCAAGGATGGCAAAGCCCACGGCCCTCTCGGTGTTGCGCTTCCATCCCCCGCCACCAAATCTGCTTTCACGAAACACTACTTTGATCAAGAATCCACACGCAATGACTCCATTGTGCGGCATATCCCTGTAAAAcgcagcactgcgctgcaaaaagctCGCATGGACCTTCCTGTGCTCTCCGAAGAAGACGAAATCATGCGCACCATCAACGAAAACCCCGTCACTGTGATCTGCGGCGAGaccggcagcggcaaaacGACGCAGATTCCCCAGTTTCTGTACGAAGCAGGCTACGCCTCGAAAAACAGCGCGAATCCCGGCATGATTGGCATCACACAGCCTCGTCGTGTCGCTGCGGTAAGTATGGCcaaacgcgtcgcgcacgaaTTGAGTCTCGATGAGAATCGCGTCTCGCATCAGATTCGATACGACGCATCCACAAGCCCGCACACACAGATCAAATTCATGACCGACGGTgttttgctgcgcgaacTCGCCCAGGATTTGCTCCTGGAAAAGTACAGCGTGATTGTTGTGGACGAAGCAcacgagcgcagcgtgaATACCGACGTGCTTATTGGCATGCTTTCTCGTGTTGTGCGTCttcgcgagcagcgctggaTTAAAGCCGACGCAAAGCAAATTGCGCACCCATTGCGTTTCGTGGTTATGAGtgcaacgctgcgcgtgAGTGACTTTACACAAAATAGCCTCCTCTTTCCCACGCCACCGCCACTCATTTCCATCGACGCACGGCAGCACCCCGTCACAATCCACTTCAATCGACGCACCACACAAGACTACGTGACAGAAGCGGTAAGGAAAGCGTCCAAGATCCACGCGCGGCTCCCTCAAGGCGGTATTCTCATTTTCCTCACCGGTCAGCAAGAGGTAGTGACCGTGTGCCAAAAACTGCAGCAAGCATAcggcgcagaagcgcatGTCAAGCGCTctgccgagctggacgcgcCGTCTGCACGCATTGCCGacgtcgaggccgaggaGATCGAGTTGGGCGTGGCCGAGCTCGATGCAGCAGTCGACACCGACGCACAAGAGGACGCTGCGGCATTGGATAGCGACCAAGACGATTCTCTTGCTCTGGAGcatgcagcgatgcgcatgcATATCCTACCACTCTACTCGCTCTTGCCGACgcacgagcagcagcgtgtatttgcagcgccgccagaaggcacgcgcctcgtcgtcgtcgccacCAACGTCGCAGAAACATCCATTACCATCCCCCACATCAAGTACGTGATCGATACAGGCCGTgccaaggagcggcgcgtggatgCACAAAGTCAGGTCCAGTCGTACGATATCCAGTGGATCAGCAAGGCCtctgctgcacagcgcgcgggTCGTGCAGGCCGGACTGGCCCCGGCCACTGCTACCGCCTCTTCTCCTCCGCCGTGTACGAAGAAGTATTTCCTGCGTTTGGCACGCCGGAAATTCTGCGCACGCCCGTCGAAGGTATTGTGCTGCAGATGAAGGCAATGAACATTGACAATGTAGCCAACTTCCCCTTTCCAACGCCGCCGgaccgcaccgcgctccgTGTTGCAGAACGCATGCTAATTCatctcggcgcgctcgagcgtgccgaggcCACCGACGGACAGGGCCGACGTGTTTTGCAAGCGTCGATCACCGAGCTTGGCCGCACCATGGCCCTCTTTCCCATCACGCCGCGCTACGCTAAGCTTTTGGCGCAAGGGAACCAGCACGGCTGTCTTCCGTACGCAGTCGCGTTGGTCGCTGCACTGAGCGTCGGCGACGTATTTGAGCGCGAGGACTTGTTGCGCttcagcggcgcagacaTGGATCCTGCAGAggcaaaagaagcgcgcggcgctgcgcgcgccgcatacTATGCATCCATGCGTATTttcgacgcgcttggccagggcagcagcgacgcattCCGACTTCTCAGCGTCGTCGGCGCCTTTGCCCacgaagcagcgcacggccgctCACTGGCGTTTTGCGAGCGGCACTCGGTGCGCCTCAAAGCGATGGACGAAATtcacaagctgcgcgcacagctcgGGCGCATTCTCCTGGCCAACCTCGGCGGCATTGCCGtccaggagcgcgagcgcatcatgGATCCTTCATTGCGTCTTCCCGGCCCGGCGCAATGCAAGGTCTTGCGCCAGCTACTTGCCGCAATGTATGTCGACCGCGTCGCGGTGCGTGCTGATGtggtcggcgcgccggaagcCGAAGGAGCTCGCGGCGTAAAGCATgcgagcacgcgcggcgtgccttaTGTAGCGCTCGGCGTCCACGGCGTCGTCTACATCCATCCCAGCTCCACCTTTTTTCACCGCCCGCCGCCAGAATGGCTTGTGTTTGGCGAAGTGCATGCAAGCGTGTCGAAGGAGGCGCGTGTGGAAGGAATAGACGCGCCCCCACGCAAGCAATGGATCAAGATGCTCACGCGGATTAACCCGGCGTGGCTGCCATTGCTGGGGCCGACCCTGTGCAACTATAGCCAGCCTCTGGACGCCGAGTCGCACGGGATCCTTGGCCGGCTTGCAggctcggtgcgcgcactgcgccacgGCACTGGGTCTGGCGTGACAGAGCGCCAAGTGATGCTGATCCCGCGCtatggcggcgctgcagaagacggcggcgcagggcaAGGGCTCGGTTGGGAACTTGCTCCCGTCAAGGCTACACAGCGCTACGAGCATGGCCGGTGGATCACGGTTGGGCGCTAG
- a CDS encoding uncharacterized protein (COG:G; EggNog:ENOG503NWHC): MLRISAPCVPLLRHVRAITNVAQRTPIAVAFDIDGVLKQGSNVLPEALRAVKMLQGDNPWHQKVPYLFITNSGGKLEAARAKDLSEDFRTTVVPQQVVQAHTGMRSLAEQYADKPILMIGGPDMPPGATRNVLESYGFRHVYTAHDLHSYAPASWPYSVSLPEQDAVLKRVDFANIHFAAILVLHDSREWGRDIQYCVDLLRSDGGVFGTALANDQLRARPAMPIYFSHADLMWGNEFSVPRLGQGAFRIALEAVYARVTEGNEFRAYTYGKPEVSSYEYANNLLQEMLRGESDHAGANNFGWSSVLVRTGVYRDVDGPPSSPPTLIVDNVAEAIKSIMKRTWS; the protein is encoded by the exons ATGCTACGTATTTCTGCACCTTGTGTGCCGCTGTTGCGCCATGTGCGCGCCATCACGAATGTGGCGCAGCGTACACCCATTGCTGTTGCATTTGACATTGATGGTGTGCTAAAGCAGGGGTCTAATGTCTTAcccgaggcgctgcgtgccgtaAAAATGCTGCAAGGCGATAATCCCTGGCACCAAAAGGTGCCGTACCTGTTTATCACCAACAGCGGTGGCAAGCTGGaagctgcacgcgcaaaagaTTTATCGGAAGACTTTCGTACCACGGTAGTACCTCAGCAAGTCGTGCAAGCACACACCGGCATGCGCTCGCTCGCGGAGCAGTATGCGGACAAGCCTATTTTGATGATTGGTGGTCCGGATATGCCACCCGGTGCGACACGGAACGTGCTCGAGAGCTACGGATTTCGTCATGTATACACGGCGCATGATTTGCACTCCTATGCTCCCGCTTCGTGGCCTTATTCCGTGTCATTGCCTGAGCAGGACGCCGTGCTGAAGCGTGTCGACTTTGCGAACATTCACTTTGCTGCTATCCTGGTGCTGCACGATAGTCGCGAGTGGGGTCGGGATATCCAGTATTGTGTGGATCTATTGCGTTCTGATGGCGGTGTATTTGgcactgcgctcgccaatGACCAGCTCCGTGCACGCCCCGCGATGCCAATCTACTTTTCTCACGCAGACCTCATGTGGGGCAACGAATTTTCAGTGCCGCGCCTTGGGCAAGGCGCATTTCGCATTGCGCTTGAGGCGGTGTATGCACGCGTCACTGAAGGAAACGAGTTTAGAGCGTACACGTACGGAAAGCCCGAGGTGTCTTCGTACGAGTACGCCAACAATCTTTTGCAAGAAATGCTACGCGGGGAGTCTGACCATGCCG GCGCGAACAATTTTGGCTGGTCCTCTGTTCTTGTCCGTACGGGCGTATACCGCGACGTAGACGGTCCGCCATCGTCACCGCCAACGCTAATCGTGGACAATGTTGCAGAGGCAATCAAAAGTATTATGAAGCGTACCTGGTCATAA